A section of the Falco biarmicus isolate bFalBia1 chromosome 3, bFalBia1.pri, whole genome shotgun sequence genome encodes:
- the DERL1 gene encoding derlin-1: MSDLGDWFRSIPLITRYWFAGSIAVPLIGKLGLVSPVYLFLWPDAFINRFQIWRPITATFFFPVGPGTGFLYLVNLYFLYQYSSRLETGAFDGRPADYMFMLLFNWICIVITGLAMDMQLLMIPLIMSVLYVWAQLNRDMIVSFWFGTRFKACYLPWVILGFNYIIGGSVINELIGNLVGHLYFFLMFKYPMDLGGRNFLSTPQFLYRWLPNRRGGVSGFGVPPASMRRAAEDPQGGGRHNWGQGFRLGDQ; the protein is encoded by the exons ATGTCGGACCTGGGGGACTGGTTCCGGAGCATCCCGTTGATCACCCGCTACTGGTTCGCCGGCTCCATTGCGGTGCCGCTCATCGGCAAGCTGGGCCTTGTCAGCCCCGTCTACCTCTTCCTATGGCCCGACGCCTTCATCAACCGCTTCCAA ATCTGGCGGCCGATAACTGCAACTTTCTTCTTCCCAGTGGGACCTGGAACAGGATTTCTGTACTTGGtgaatttgtatttcttgtatCAATATTCGTCACGATTAGAAACAG gAGCTTTTGATGGAAGGCCAGCAGATTACATGTTCATGCTCCTGTTTAACTGGATCTGCATTGTT ATAACTGGCTTGGCAATGGACATGCAG TTGCTGATGATTCCACTCATCATGTCAGTACTTTATGTGTGGGCCCAGCTGAACAGAGACATGATCGTATCATTTTGGTTTGGAACAAGATTTAAG GCCTGTTACCTTCCATGGGTTATTCTGGGATTCAACTACATCATTGGTGGATC AGTCATCAATGAGCTGATAGGAAATCTGGTTGGacacctgtatttctttttaatgtttaaatatcCAATGGATTTGGGAGGAAGGAATTTTCTCTCCACACCTCAGTTCCT GTACCGCTGGCTGCCAAATAGGAGAGGAGGAGTGTCGGGGTTTGGTGTCCCACCTGCTAGCATGAGAAGAGCTGCAGAAGACCCACAGGGTGGTGGAAGACACAACTGGGGCCAAGGTTTCCGGCTAGGTGACCAGTGA